One genomic segment of Bos javanicus breed banteng chromosome 23, ARS-OSU_banteng_1.0, whole genome shotgun sequence includes these proteins:
- the LOC133235963 gene encoding chorionic somatomammotropin hormone 1, protein MVARFSSLGIPHHRFPPFSPVGPSPHQQQSSSWDFSPILMAPASSHRGHQWICDLVRGSCLLLLLVVSNLLLCQGVEDYAPYCKNQPGNCRIPLQSLFERATLVASNNYRLAREMFNEFNKQFGEGKNFTSKVINSCHTEFMTTPNNKEAAANTEDEALLRLVISLLHSWDEPLHQAVTELLHRNGASPDILARAKEIEDKTKVLLEGVEMIQKRVHPGEKKNEPYPVWSEKSSLTADDEDVRQTAFYRMFHCLHRDSSKISTYINLLKCRFTPC, encoded by the exons ATGGTTGCCAGGTTTTCCTCCTTAGGCATTCCCCACCACAGATTTCCTCCATTCAGTCCTGTTGGGCCATCTCCCCATCAGCAGCAGTCCTCATCCTGGGATTTCTCTCCAATCCTCATGGCTCCAGCATCTAGCCATCGTGGGCACCAGTGGATTTGTGACCTTGTTCGAG GGTCctgcctgctcctgctgctggtgGTGTCAAATCTACTCTTGTGCCAGGGTGTGGAGGATTATGCACCATACTGTAAAAACCAACCTGGCAACTGCCGGATTCCCCTTCAAAGCCTGTTTGAGAGAGCAACATTGGTGGCTAGCAACAACTATAGGCTCGCCAGGGAAATGTTCAATGAATTT AATAAACAGTTTGGCGAGGGCAAAAACTTCACTTCCAAGGTCATCAACAGCTGCCACACCGAATTCATGACTACCCCTAATAACAAAGAAGCAGCTGCAAATACAGAG GACGAAGCCCTGTTGAGGTTGGTTATCAGTTTGCTCCACTCGTGGGATGAACCTCTGCATCAGGCAGTCACAGAGTTGTTGCACAGGAATGGAGCCTCACCTGATATCTTGGCAAGGGCTAAAGAGATTGAGGACAAGACCAAAGTACTTCTAGAAGGTGTGGAAATGATACAAAAAAGG GTTCATCCTGGAGAGAAGAAGAACGAGCCCTATCCAGTGTGGTCAGAAAAGTCCTCCCTGACAGCAGACGATGAGGATGTGCGCCAAACTGCCTTTTATAGAATGTTCCACTGCCTACACAGGGATTCGAGTAAAATTAGCACCTACATCAATTTGCTTAAGTGCCGATTCACCCCATGCTAA